One Defluviimonas sp. SAOS-178_SWC DNA window includes the following coding sequences:
- a CDS encoding heavy metal-binding domain-containing protein: protein MIVTTTPSVEGQRITRYHGIVTGEAILGANIFRDLFAAVRDVVGGRSAAYEQELGRARETALREMEERATMMGANAIVGVDLDYEVINNMLMVSASGTAVTLG, encoded by the coding sequence ATGATCGTCACCACCACCCCCTCCGTCGAGGGCCAGAGGATCACCCGCTACCACGGTATCGTCACCGGCGAGGCGATCCTTGGCGCGAATATCTTCCGCGATCTCTTCGCGGCTGTCCGCGATGTCGTCGGCGGCCGGTCGGCGGCCTACGAGCAGGAGCTGGGCCGGGCGCGGGAGACGGCGCTGCGCGAAATGGAAGAACGGGCAACGATGATGGGCGCAAATGCCATTGTCGGTGTCGATCTCGACTACGAGGTGATCAACAACATGCTGATGGTTTCGGCCTCCGGCACGGCGGTGACGCTGGGATGA
- the sufB gene encoding Fe-S cluster assembly protein SufB yields the protein MAATAGETAVLDVREGVDRETVETVQNMGAYKYGWETEIEMEFAPLGVNEDIVRLISEKNGEPEWMTDWRLKAFARWKEMEEPRWAMLHYPDIDYQAQYYYAKPKSMTEKPKSLDEVDPKLLATYEKLGIPLKEQMILAGVEGADEAPADARKVAVDAVFDSVSVGTTFKAELAKAGVIFCPISEAIREYPDLVKKYLGSVVPQSDNFFATLNSAVFSDGSFVYIPPNTRCPMELSTYFRINAENTGQFERTLIIADKGSYVSYLEGCTAPKRDTAQLHAAVVEIVILDDAEVKYSTVQNWFPGDEEGKGGIYNFVTKRADCRGDRAKVMWTQVETGSAITWKYPSCILRGDDSSGEFYSIAIANNMQQADTGTKMIHLGKNSRSRIVSKGISAGKAQNTYRGLVSMHPKAKNSRNYTQCDSLLIGDKCGAHTVPYIEVKNNSSRVEHEATTSKVDDDQLFYCRSRGMDEEEAVALVVNGFCREVLQALPMEFAMEAQSLVAISLEGSVG from the coding sequence ATGGCAGCTACGGCAGGAGAGACCGCCGTTCTTGATGTGCGCGAAGGCGTCGACCGCGAGACGGTCGAGACCGTCCAGAACATGGGCGCCTACAAATACGGCTGGGAAACCGAGATCGAGATGGAATTCGCGCCACTCGGCGTGAACGAGGACATCGTGCGCCTCATCTCGGAAAAGAACGGCGAGCCGGAGTGGATGACCGATTGGCGGCTGAAGGCCTTCGCCCGCTGGAAGGAGATGGAGGAACCCCGCTGGGCGATGCTCCATTATCCCGACATCGACTACCAGGCGCAGTATTACTACGCCAAGCCGAAGAGCATGACGGAGAAGCCGAAGTCGCTGGACGAGGTCGATCCGAAGCTTCTCGCCACCTACGAAAAGCTTGGTATCCCCTTGAAGGAGCAGATGATTCTGGCGGGCGTCGAAGGCGCGGACGAAGCGCCGGCGGATGCGCGGAAAGTGGCGGTGGACGCGGTTTTCGATAGCGTGTCGGTCGGCACGACCTTCAAGGCGGAACTGGCCAAGGCCGGCGTCATCTTTTGCCCCATCTCCGAAGCGATCCGCGAGTATCCGGATCTCGTGAAGAAATATCTGGGCAGCGTCGTGCCGCAGTCGGACAATTTCTTTGCGACGCTGAATTCGGCGGTCTTTTCCGACGGCTCTTTCGTCTACATCCCGCCGAACACGCGCTGCCCGATGGAGCTTTCGACCTATTTCCGCATCAACGCGGAGAATACCGGCCAGTTCGAGCGCACGCTCATCATCGCCGACAAGGGCTCTTACGTGAGCTACCTGGAAGGCTGCACCGCGCCGAAGCGCGACACCGCGCAGCTTCACGCGGCGGTGGTGGAGATCGTGATCCTCGACGATGCCGAGGTGAAGTATTCGACGGTGCAGAACTGGTTCCCCGGCGACGAGGAGGGCAAGGGCGGCATCTACAACTTCGTCACCAAGCGCGCCGATTGCCGGGGCGACCGGGCCAAGGTGATGTGGACGCAGGTGGAGACCGGATCGGCGATCACCTGGAAATATCCATCCTGCATCCTGCGCGGCGACGACAGTTCGGGCGAGTTCTATTCGATCGCCATCGCCAACAACATGCAGCAGGCGGATACCGGAACCAAGATGATCCATCTTGGCAAGAACAGCCGCTCCCGCATTGTTTCGAAAGGGATTTCCGCCGGAAAGGCGCAGAATACCTATCGCGGCCTCGTGTCCATGCACCCGAAGGCGAAGAACTCGCGTAACTATACCCAGTGCGACAGCCTTCTGATCGGCGACAAGTGCGGGGCGCATACGGTTCCGTATATCGAGGTGAAGAACAACTCATCCCGCGTGGAACATGAGGCGACGACCTCGAAGGTCGATGACGACCAGCTCTTCTACTGCCGCTCGCGCGGCATGGACGAGGAGGAGGCGGTGGCGCTGGTCGTCAACGGCTTCTGCCGGGAAGTGTTGCAGGCGCTGCCGATGGAATTCGCGATGGAGGCGCAGAGCCTCGTGGCGATTTCGCTGGAGGGGAGTGTCGGATGA